A region from the Candidatus Binatia bacterium genome encodes:
- a CDS encoding bifunctional nuclease family protein yields the protein METSEAIRMKVGELTVDPTSKTPIVVLRDAENRLSLPIWIGGLEANAVASELEGFKVSRPQTHDLLTNILQEASIEVLSVAICDIRENTYHAEITLRSGENTWSTDARPSDAIALALRAKCEIWVAKHVLEQSSMVADEDAGADNTNLSSVEPEKWSEILQDMGPDDFKYKM from the coding sequence ATGGAAACGTCGGAAGCGATCCGCATGAAGGTCGGAGAATTGACCGTGGACCCGACCTCCAAAACCCCGATCGTCGTTCTGCGCGACGCCGAGAACCGCTTGAGCCTGCCGATCTGGATCGGAGGCCTCGAAGCGAACGCTGTCGCCAGTGAGCTTGAGGGGTTCAAGGTCTCACGACCACAGACACACGATCTCCTGACGAATATTTTGCAGGAGGCCTCGATCGAGGTCCTGAGCGTAGCGATCTGCGATATCCGCGAGAACACCTACCACGCCGAAATTACCCTTCGCTCCGGCGAGAACACCTGGAGCACGGATGCTCGGCCGAGCGACGCAATCGCATTGGCCCTGAGAGCCAAATGCGAGATCTGGGTGGCCAAGCATGTTCTCGAACAATCCAGTATGGTTGCCGACGAAGACGCCGGAGCTGACAATACAAACCTGTCTTCCGTAGAGCCCGAAAAGTGGTCGGAGATCCTGCAGGATATGGGGCCCGACGATTTCAAATACAAAATGTAG
- a CDS encoding VWA domain-containing protein — protein MQSRLLEFAELLRHHGLRISPAESLDALASLEIAGLSDREIMRGALRATMIKRAVDVPVFDDLFDVYFSALGDSVREASANAEGALEQSLEEMRELLAKLEEILQGQDMELSDIAKALLEQDEGALEQRLREAMEEAQGQAQGEGNLRFRPGQFANALGEAFGLPTLGGELDGAADAAEEGLGDEDAAKLREMIRQRMAEMREMMKRAANVEKSQQQGQPRDDAGLGEIGEKSFYYLTEDEIRRMKEAVAKLARRLRNVIAVKRNRAKRGNFDLQRTLRHNIGYGGIPFDVRFQRKKKHKPQIVVLCDVSDSVRNVSRFMLQFVYALQDLYSRVRSFVFVAEIGEVTELFEEHEAGKALELALRGDIINIFAHSDFGRAFKDFHADHLQAIDRRTTVIILGDARNNYNLPQGWVLRDIQQKARQVIWLNPEGRTTWGFGDSEMDQYSPYCDVVQECRNLNQLYRVIDELLVV, from the coding sequence GTGCAGTCACGACTCCTCGAATTTGCGGAGCTTCTCCGCCACCACGGACTGAGAATCAGTCCGGCCGAAAGCCTTGATGCTCTGGCAAGCCTCGAGATTGCGGGGCTGAGCGATCGCGAAATCATGCGCGGGGCCCTCCGCGCCACGATGATCAAACGCGCCGTGGACGTACCGGTATTCGACGACCTCTTCGACGTCTACTTCTCGGCTCTCGGGGATAGCGTCCGTGAGGCCTCCGCCAATGCCGAAGGTGCACTCGAGCAATCGCTTGAGGAGATGCGGGAACTTCTCGCCAAACTGGAGGAGATCCTTCAGGGACAGGATATGGAGCTGTCAGATATCGCGAAGGCGCTCCTGGAACAGGATGAGGGCGCTCTCGAACAACGCCTGCGAGAGGCGATGGAAGAGGCTCAGGGACAAGCGCAGGGGGAGGGCAACCTCCGATTTCGACCCGGACAGTTCGCGAACGCCCTTGGAGAAGCCTTTGGCCTTCCTACCCTGGGAGGCGAGCTCGACGGGGCTGCTGATGCGGCCGAAGAAGGTCTCGGCGATGAAGACGCCGCCAAGCTACGCGAAATGATCCGTCAGCGAATGGCCGAGATGCGCGAGATGATGAAGCGCGCGGCGAACGTCGAGAAAAGCCAGCAGCAAGGCCAGCCAAGGGACGATGCCGGTCTCGGTGAAATAGGCGAAAAGAGTTTCTACTATCTGACCGAGGATGAAATTCGTCGGATGAAGGAAGCTGTCGCCAAGCTGGCGCGCCGACTGCGCAACGTGATCGCGGTCAAACGGAACCGTGCAAAACGTGGCAACTTCGATCTCCAGCGCACGCTGCGCCACAATATCGGGTACGGCGGCATTCCGTTCGACGTGCGCTTCCAGCGAAAAAAGAAGCACAAACCACAGATCGTCGTGCTCTGCGACGTCTCTGATAGCGTGCGAAATGTTTCTCGCTTCATGCTTCAGTTTGTCTACGCCCTGCAGGACCTTTACTCGCGTGTGCGCAGCTTTGTCTTCGTGGCCGAGATCGGCGAAGTTACCGAGCTATTCGAGGAACACGAAGCGGGCAAGGCACTTGAATTGGCGCTCCGCGGGGACATCATCAACATCTTCGCGCACTCCGACTTCGGCCGTGCCTTCAAGGACTTCCACGCCGACCATTTACAAGCCATCGATCGGCGCACCACGGTGATCATTCTCGGGGATGCCCGAAACAACTATAATCTCCCCCAGGGCTGGGTGCTGCGCGATATCCAACAAAAAGCGCGTCAGGTCATCTGGCTGAACCCCGAGGGACGCACGACTTGGGGGTTCGGAGACAGTGAGATGGACCAGTACAGCCCATATTGCGACGTCGTGCAGGAGTGTCGGAATCTCAACCAGCTGTACCGGGTGATCGACGAGTTGTTGGTCGTCTGA
- a CDS encoding NRDE family protein, whose translation MCTLAIYHRLFRDLPVVVAANRDEFLARPTLDPHILAESPRVFGGQDQVAGGSWLTLSESGLVVGVLNRRVEHPSDEARESRGQLCLDLAKLADASVAAEFLRGVSPEQHNPFNILVADGRNAYVAQNRAASTEVLELAPGLHVLTNLDVNDHECSRISHSWKFFSRAGDSFLEHNDRARLRSDLREVLSDHLTAVDDRQPTDQICIHTEGYGTRSSTMVMLDDAGVAEFHHAAGPPCRHDYKPLACR comes from the coding sequence ATGTGCACTTTGGCGATCTACCACCGCCTTTTCCGTGACCTTCCGGTCGTGGTCGCGGCGAACCGTGATGAGTTTCTGGCTCGCCCGACACTGGATCCGCATATTCTGGCCGAGTCGCCGAGGGTCTTTGGCGGCCAGGACCAGGTTGCCGGCGGGTCGTGGCTGACTCTCTCGGAGTCGGGGCTGGTGGTTGGAGTGCTCAATCGGCGGGTCGAGCATCCCTCGGACGAAGCGCGAGAGTCTCGGGGCCAGTTGTGTCTCGATCTCGCCAAGCTGGCGGATGCATCGGTGGCCGCCGAGTTCCTGCGAGGCGTATCGCCTGAACAGCATAATCCCTTCAATATCCTGGTAGCCGACGGGCGGAATGCCTACGTCGCTCAGAACCGAGCTGCATCAACCGAAGTCCTCGAACTGGCGCCCGGGCTTCACGTGCTCACCAACCTCGACGTGAACGATCACGAGTGTTCACGCATCTCGCATTCATGGAAATTCTTTTCTCGTGCTGGTGACAGCTTTCTCGAGCACAACGACCGCGCTCGACTTCGCTCCGATTTGCGGGAGGTGTTGTCGGATCACCTCACGGCTGTTGATGATCGACAGCCGACGGACCAAATCTGTATTCATACCGAGGGGTATGGCACCCGATCCTCCACCATGGTCATGCTTGACGATGCGGGAGTGGCAGAGTTTCATCATGCCGCCGGACCGCCCTGTCGTCACGATTACAAGCCTCTGGCCTGTCGTTAG
- a CDS encoding MoxR family ATPase, with amino-acid sequence MFASIEEVMERFAAQQYICNRAIATVVFLAAKMRKPILVEGPAGVGKTELAKVVALATGQPLIRLQCYEGLDEAKALYEWEYGKQLLYTQLLKDKISDILTGTTTLDEAVQRIGDQDGVFFSERFILPRPLLAAIKSEEPTVLLIDEIDKADAEFEAFLLEVLSDFQVSVPELGTIEARSRPLAILTSNNSREVSDALKRRCLHLFIDFPNREQEEKIVRLKVPELESALAEQVVALVQKVRRLDLKKSPSISETLDWAKSLAILNVDSLGEEAVRDTLSTIFKYETDIRKAEKELRDFVARKKAAADAAEKASADTTKDDILH; translated from the coding sequence ATGTTTGCATCGATCGAAGAGGTTATGGAGCGGTTCGCCGCCCAGCAATATATCTGCAACCGGGCTATCGCGACGGTCGTTTTCCTGGCCGCCAAAATGCGAAAGCCCATCCTCGTCGAAGGCCCGGCAGGCGTCGGCAAGACCGAACTGGCCAAGGTCGTCGCACTCGCGACTGGCCAGCCCTTGATTCGGCTGCAGTGCTACGAGGGTCTGGACGAAGCAAAGGCCCTCTATGAGTGGGAATACGGCAAGCAGCTTCTATACACCCAGCTGCTCAAGGACAAGATCAGCGATATCTTGACCGGAACGACGACCTTGGACGAAGCCGTGCAACGAATCGGCGATCAGGATGGCGTATTCTTCTCGGAACGGTTCATTCTGCCTCGGCCACTTCTCGCTGCAATCAAGTCCGAGGAACCGACGGTACTGCTGATCGACGAGATCGATAAGGCCGACGCCGAATTCGAGGCCTTCCTGCTCGAGGTCCTGAGTGACTTCCAGGTCAGCGTCCCCGAACTCGGGACCATCGAAGCTCGCTCGCGTCCTCTCGCCATCCTGACCAGCAACAATAGTCGAGAAGTCTCTGACGCGCTGAAACGTCGCTGTCTCCATCTATTCATCGACTTCCCGAACCGAGAACAAGAAGAAAAAATTGTTCGGCTCAAGGTGCCCGAGCTCGAGTCCGCTCTGGCGGAACAAGTGGTCGCCTTGGTGCAAAAGGTCCGCCGACTCGATCTGAAAAAATCACCCAGCATCAGCGAGACCCTCGACTGGGCCAAGTCCCTGGCCATCCTCAACGTCGACTCGCTTGGCGAAGAAGCCGTGCGCGATACGCTGAGCACGATTTTCAAATACGAAACCGATATCCGAAAAGCCGAAAAGGAATTGCGAGATTTCGTCGCGCGAAAGAAGGCCGCTGCTGATGCCGCAGAAAAAGCGTCCGCAGATACGACCAAAGACGATATTCTCCACTAG
- the pgsA gene encoding CDP-diacylglycerol--glycerol-3-phosphate 3-phosphatidyltransferase, which translates to MLNIPNSLTLLRIAAIPGIVIALDYSHFGLAFALFIAAGVTDSLDGAIARMMKTRTELGAYLDPLADKGLVLTLLISLASLGKVPEWVVTIIVTRDVVCLGGYSLLFFLTGEQMEVRPSWTGKLATFLQITGIGGALLLLWQPQLDLAVIDQILLQSAAIVTAFAGSEYVLRGLQWYQTRPD; encoded by the coding sequence ATGCTGAATATCCCGAACAGCCTGACGCTTTTGCGAATTGCCGCGATCCCGGGAATCGTCATCGCGCTGGACTACAGCCACTTCGGGCTCGCTTTTGCACTCTTCATTGCCGCCGGAGTCACCGACAGCCTCGACGGCGCCATCGCGCGCATGATGAAAACGCGCACGGAACTCGGGGCCTATCTCGACCCGCTCGCCGACAAGGGCCTGGTCCTGACACTCCTGATATCGTTGGCTTCCCTGGGCAAAGTACCGGAGTGGGTCGTCACCATCATCGTGACCCGAGACGTGGTCTGTCTGGGCGGGTATTCCTTGCTCTTTTTCCTGACCGGGGAGCAGATGGAGGTTCGACCGAGCTGGACAGGCAAGCTGGCCACATTTCTCCAGATTACCGGGATCGGCGGGGCGCTGCTCCTCCTATGGCAACCACAGCTCGACCTTGCAGTGATCGATCAAATCCTTCTGCAATCCGCCGCGATCGTAACTGCATTCGCAGGATCCGAGTACGTGCTCCGCGGCCTTCAGTGGTACCAGACCCGCCCCGACTAA